From the Leptospira biflexa serovar Patoc strain 'Patoc 1 (Paris)' genome, one window contains:
- the pth gene encoding aminoacyl-tRNA hydrolase yields MIHFLIVGLGNPGDKYKHTRHNIGFMILDRLATEFGVSFKDAKKYAETTYSWEGDKIHLLKPLEFMNLSGKATQTLANLYKIPPSQILVVQDEVDLPFGKIKNKIGGGTAGHNGLKDIVAKLGSQDFHRLRFGVGKPEKGGMEVADFVLQNFNAEERNTLDSLITESVSKLQDWIRTNRTLIQKESRS; encoded by the coding sequence ATGATTCACTTTTTAATCGTAGGGCTTGGAAACCCTGGAGACAAATACAAACATACCCGCCATAACATCGGATTTATGATCTTGGATCGTTTGGCTACTGAGTTTGGTGTGTCTTTTAAGGACGCTAAAAAATACGCTGAAACCACCTACTCTTGGGAAGGGGATAAAATCCATTTACTCAAACCCTTGGAATTTATGAATCTTTCTGGCAAAGCAACCCAAACCCTTGCCAATTTGTATAAAATCCCACCCTCTCAAATCCTAGTGGTCCAAGACGAAGTGGACCTACCCTTTGGGAAAATCAAAAATAAAATAGGTGGGGGAACCGCAGGTCATAATGGTCTAAAAGACATCGTGGCAAAACTTGGTTCACAAGACTTCCATCGGTTGCGTTTCGGGGTTGGCAAACCGGAAAAGGGAGGAATGGAAGTGGCAGATTTTGTATTGCAAAATTTTAATGCAGAGGAACGGAATACCCTTGATTCCCTCATCACGGAATCCGTTTCCAAACTACAAGATTGGATCCGAACAAACCGCACCCTCATCCAAAAGGAATCCCGGTCATAA
- a CDS encoding HAMP domain-containing sensor histidine kinase → MAEIIIWLELFISKIPLPILEVWGRFSFLLGSMIAIFAFTGFTFRNGKQFRISREVWTWNLKSFYFFLITFVSIFVTGYLGSSIVLIPGAQTLESLKDLSVFLCLNFFGYPALLAVPFAYGLSDLIEGVPPEFLWDWLPGYFINPSLFWISYQMIGKSPNFRNVRIWVYYLIFVFLFLLLEPFLWGFLCSKQFGPEISYHTISSALIFTTGITWILAPLVTFLLFPIVKRFGYFWAKIPLQVKEVSITEPRLIWLSSSENLNPTDSLANDRTGISLQLFIVAPFVCLVLFLVGITSYVTLKNAELSAYQMVEILHKQWSKNIRLQLAELETNTGEITSQKEALSQILETSVVNPQGRIFLLDSQLSLISSLSNEPKSSRLLETLRVELKKQASDILYPETRLSFSVVTKKPLSRENWNANVSRYAVSKTKETIYLVTLFPYSFYLSGVYTGNSESAMVFAWAILLSLILAVMLAELVTRPILRFSSASKSLAKGDWDFPVGESMIAELRGLSDAFRFMSRELKFSFERVSASQRMVMETNTNLEKIVNDRTLALMESNRNLLDTIETKERILLDLHNTQNQLLLSEKLAALGQFAAGITHELNTPLGAISSSVRAMSEILKKDVSNLPLFLETLDHDQLNDFQTLLMLSVNFGDRSSGLMSRAEKKERLALLQSKNIEYPDEILDHLTSIGVTIWDSQIYEIIQKPGAHLILSNVVTLGSLYRLVYVVQSATEKASHVVNALKHYLYTDQLVGDSNTQHVNIPSELDSILTLYQAKIKKDVEIIKNYFTSDSCLADRDKLNQVWINLINNALQAMDYKGKIKISVTSESDFILTSIKDNGKGIDPEIQDKIFLPFFTTKKHGEGIGLGLDICKQIVEKMNGKIDFISDPSGTEFRVYIPRV, encoded by the coding sequence ATGGCAGAGATCATCATTTGGTTAGAGTTATTCATTTCCAAAATCCCTTTGCCAATCTTAGAAGTCTGGGGAAGGTTTTCGTTTTTACTCGGTTCGATGATTGCCATTTTTGCCTTTACCGGTTTTACCTTTCGGAATGGAAAACAGTTCCGAATTTCCAGAGAGGTTTGGACTTGGAACCTCAAAAGTTTTTATTTTTTTCTCATCACCTTTGTTTCCATTTTTGTGACAGGGTATCTTGGTAGTTCCATTGTACTCATCCCTGGTGCACAAACCTTAGAAAGCTTAAAAGACTTATCAGTCTTCCTATGTTTGAATTTTTTTGGTTACCCTGCTTTACTCGCCGTTCCCTTTGCCTACGGACTTTCTGATTTGATCGAAGGAGTTCCTCCTGAATTTTTATGGGACTGGTTACCTGGATACTTTATCAATCCATCTCTTTTTTGGATCTCTTACCAAATGATCGGAAAATCACCAAACTTTCGTAATGTGAGAATTTGGGTGTATTACCTTATCTTTGTTTTTCTATTTTTGTTATTAGAACCATTTTTATGGGGATTCCTTTGTTCCAAACAATTTGGCCCGGAAATTTCCTATCATACCATTAGTTCTGCTTTGATTTTTACTACGGGCATCACTTGGATCCTTGCACCTTTGGTTACGTTTTTACTGTTTCCAATTGTCAAACGTTTTGGATACTTCTGGGCTAAAATTCCATTACAGGTAAAAGAGGTGAGTATCACCGAACCAAGACTCATTTGGTTATCTTCTTCAGAAAATTTGAATCCAACAGATTCGTTGGCAAATGATCGCACGGGGATTTCATTACAATTATTTATCGTTGCACCGTTTGTATGTTTGGTTTTGTTTTTGGTGGGGATTACATCCTATGTGACCTTAAAGAATGCGGAATTGTCTGCCTACCAAATGGTAGAAATCTTACACAAACAATGGTCAAAAAACATCCGATTACAATTAGCCGAATTGGAAACAAACACGGGAGAGATCACTTCCCAAAAAGAGGCACTCTCTCAAATATTAGAAACATCCGTAGTGAATCCGCAAGGAAGAATTTTTTTACTCGATTCACAACTATCTCTCATATCCAGCTTATCGAACGAACCAAAATCCTCGCGACTTCTGGAAACCCTACGAGTCGAATTAAAAAAACAAGCAAGTGATATCCTATACCCCGAAACACGATTGAGTTTTTCTGTTGTCACCAAAAAACCACTTTCCAGAGAAAATTGGAATGCGAATGTCTCACGTTATGCGGTCTCCAAAACAAAGGAAACGATTTACCTTGTGACTCTTTTCCCCTATTCGTTTTATCTGAGTGGGGTGTATACGGGGAATAGTGAGTCAGCGATGGTATTTGCTTGGGCGATTTTACTCAGTTTGATCCTTGCTGTGATGCTTGCCGAACTTGTGACAAGGCCCATTTTGCGATTTTCCAGTGCTTCCAAGTCATTGGCAAAAGGAGACTGGGACTTTCCTGTGGGCGAAAGTATGATTGCGGAACTACGTGGCCTTTCGGATGCCTTTCGGTTTATGTCGAGAGAACTTAAGTTCAGTTTTGAAAGGGTGAGTGCAAGCCAAAGGATGGTGATGGAAACAAACACAAATTTAGAAAAAATTGTGAATGATCGCACCTTGGCTCTTATGGAAAGCAATCGAAACCTACTTGATACCATTGAAACGAAAGAGCGGATCTTACTCGACCTTCACAATACACAAAACCAATTATTACTCAGTGAAAAATTGGCGGCTCTTGGACAATTTGCCGCAGGGATCACACACGAATTGAATACACCACTTGGTGCCATCTCCTCCAGTGTTCGCGCCATGTCCGAGATTTTAAAGAAAGATGTCTCAAATCTACCTTTATTTTTAGAAACATTAGACCATGACCAATTAAATGATTTTCAAACCTTACTCATGTTAAGTGTCAATTTTGGAGATCGAAGCTCAGGTCTTATGAGCCGTGCAGAAAAAAAAGAAAGATTGGCCTTACTCCAATCAAAGAATATCGAATACCCTGATGAGATTTTAGACCATTTAACATCGATTGGAGTCACAATCTGGGATTCCCAAATTTATGAAATCATCCAAAAACCAGGAGCTCATCTCATCCTTTCAAATGTTGTCACATTGGGAAGTTTGTATCGATTGGTGTATGTGGTCCAATCAGCTACGGAAAAAGCCTCACATGTGGTGAATGCCCTCAAACATTATCTCTATACAGACCAATTGGTGGGGGATTCTAACACACAACATGTAAACATTCCTTCCGAACTTGATTCGATTTTGACACTTTACCAAGCCAAAATCAAAAAAGATGTGGAAATCATTAAGAACTATTTTACATCTGATTCTTGTTTGGCGGATCGCGATAAACTCAATCAAGTATGGATTAATTTGATCAATAATGCTTTACAAGCAATGGACTATAAGGGTAAAATCAAAATCTCTGTAACCTCAGAATCAGATTTTATATTAACATCGATTAAGGATAATGGGAAAGGGATCGATCCAGAAATCCAAGATAAGATTTTTTTGCCATTTTTTACGACAAAAAAACATGGGGAAGGGATCGGGCTTGGGCTTGACATTTGTAAACAAATCGTGGAAAAAATGAATGGAAAAATTGATTTTATTTCGGATCCTTCTGGAACTGAATTTCGTGTCTACATACCAAGAGTCTAA
- a CDS encoding response regulator encodes MNLSQIKNEKNAILCVDDEPILLLSLVQELKREIGGSYTYETAQNPEEAMEVIDDLCQSGVEVILILSDWLMPGMRGDEFLIKVHQKYPHIKSILISGHADRDAINRVKEEAKTYAIFSKPWNTKELLDAVRFCCNLT; translated from the coding sequence TTGAATTTATCACAGATCAAAAATGAGAAAAATGCCATTCTATGTGTTGATGACGAACCCATCTTACTTCTTTCTCTCGTACAAGAACTAAAACGAGAAATTGGAGGCAGTTACACTTATGAAACTGCCCAAAACCCAGAAGAAGCAATGGAAGTGATCGATGATCTCTGCCAATCAGGAGTGGAAGTCATCCTGATTTTGTCCGATTGGCTCATGCCAGGCATGCGTGGGGATGAATTTCTCATCAAAGTCCACCAAAAATACCCTCATATCAAGTCCATTTTGATTTCGGGTCATGCCGATCGGGACGCCATCAACCGCGTCAAAGAAGAAGCCAAAACCTACGCCATTTTTTCCAAACCTTGGAACACCAAGGAACTTTTGGATGCAGTTCGTTTCTGTTGCAATTTGACCTAA
- the mutY gene encoding A/G-specific adenine glycosylase translates to MNPQKKLRDWYLLHKRDLPFRKKKQAYPIWISEVMLQQTRVAAMLPLFENFVNRFPNPESLAKATEEEVLSFWKGLGYYSRARNIRKAAIQIVQQYNGSFPKDLDSVLKLPGIGNYTARAILSISYDLPLAVLDGNVKRVLSRYYGYTKNILGPQAEKELQLKADGFLNLDFPGDHNQAVMELGATICLPESPKCLVCPLMDGCYARIHGKTKEIPLREKKQKQVLLTGEIWVIQQKNLILLIKEKKNRFLKGMFHLPSGFLGEIPNSDYAPSPFFHSVQSEYKETPSKGKFKHTITYHKLEYSVHLVNLKEPNQIQSLLAGNDLESKWVEVSDLESEFPSSLAKKVKKILLY, encoded by the coding sequence TTGAACCCACAAAAGAAACTCCGCGATTGGTATCTTTTACACAAACGGGATTTACCTTTTCGTAAAAAGAAACAAGCTTATCCCATTTGGATTTCGGAAGTGATGTTGCAACAAACGAGGGTAGCCGCGATGTTACCTCTCTTTGAAAATTTTGTAAACCGATTCCCAAACCCAGAAAGCCTTGCAAAAGCGACTGAAGAAGAAGTCCTTTCTTTTTGGAAAGGACTAGGGTATTATAGTCGTGCTCGTAATATTAGAAAGGCTGCAATCCAAATTGTCCAACAATACAACGGCTCTTTTCCCAAAGACTTAGATTCTGTATTAAAACTTCCAGGCATTGGTAACTATACAGCACGTGCGATTTTATCAATCTCCTATGATTTACCTTTGGCAGTTCTAGATGGAAACGTAAAACGTGTTTTGTCACGTTATTATGGTTATACGAAAAATATTCTCGGACCTCAAGCGGAGAAAGAATTACAACTGAAGGCAGATGGGTTTTTGAACCTAGACTTTCCTGGAGACCATAACCAAGCGGTGATGGAACTTGGAGCTACCATCTGTTTGCCAGAGTCTCCCAAATGTTTGGTTTGTCCTTTGATGGATGGCTGTTATGCAAGGATCCATGGAAAAACAAAAGAGATCCCCCTTCGAGAAAAAAAACAAAAACAAGTGCTCCTAACTGGTGAGATTTGGGTCATCCAACAAAAAAATTTGATCCTTCTCATCAAAGAAAAAAAGAACCGGTTTTTAAAAGGGATGTTCCATCTCCCCTCTGGTTTTTTAGGTGAAATTCCAAACAGTGATTACGCGCCGTCTCCTTTTTTTCATTCCGTGCAATCGGAATACAAGGAAACTCCATCCAAAGGAAAGTTCAAACACACGATCACTTATCATAAATTAGAATATTCGGTTCATCTCGTGAATTTAAAAGAACCAAATCAGATCCAATCGTTATTAGCTGGAAATGATCTCGAATCCAAATGGGTAGAAGTATCGGATTTAGAATCTGAGTTCCCATCTTCCCTCGCAAAGAAAGTAAAAAAGATTTTGCTTTACTAA
- the ispG gene encoding (E)-4-hydroxy-3-methylbut-2-enyl-diphosphate synthase, with product MSTKYNESPFFYRRRPTREVKVGDVGIGGKNPIRVQSMITSNTRDTDASIQQIMDLERAGSEIVRLTVPSQADADNLPNIRKKMKELGLKVPLVADIHFTPQVALKCVEWVEKVRINPGNFADKKKFEIIEYTDNDYHEELARIEEVFTPLVLRAKELGVAMRIGTNHGSLSDRIMNRFGDTPLGMVESALEFIRIAEKNSYRDIVVSMKASNPQVMIQAYRMLVARFYDLGMDYPLHLGVTEAGDGKDGRIKSAIGIGSLLEDGLGDTVRVSLTEDAIHEIPVAKELVRKYNDLFFASLTTKENSIPKEREIIYTEFRDPYQYSRFYSKELMIGESKIGDSNPVRIESCFPFFGEGTEEEVLHLIQRGAKSGRVPELMHFQINSELDLLSLGTMTRRGSFPLPVSVSLSEELLYQYDALAEDLYRFQKWVISPSLFLKESEESWDDLLQFVSRFAKDKRSVEWTFSSTHIEQATVVLKECKKRKIENILFSVSDGDLLSLRKLACLLQESDYPIVLNVSAKNKDQLMYDASIKAGGSLLDGIGDVIRLSFGDGEAEECLHLSFDILQATRLRLTKTEYISCPSCGRTMFDLQSTTAKIKEKTGHLKGVKIAVMGCIVNGPGEMADADFGYVGAGVGKVHLYKGKEIVKKGVSETEAPDLLIELIRENGMWNDPA from the coding sequence ATGAGCACCAAATATAACGAATCACCATTTTTCTACAGAAGGCGTCCCACTCGGGAAGTGAAAGTGGGAGACGTTGGAATCGGAGGGAAAAACCCCATCCGTGTCCAATCCATGATCACATCTAACACAAGAGATACGGATGCAAGTATCCAACAAATTATGGATTTGGAAAGAGCTGGTTCAGAGATTGTTCGCCTAACAGTTCCCAGCCAAGCCGACGCAGATAATTTGCCCAATATTCGAAAAAAGATGAAAGAACTCGGATTAAAAGTCCCTCTTGTGGCAGACATTCACTTCACACCACAAGTTGCCTTAAAATGTGTGGAATGGGTAGAAAAGGTGCGAATCAACCCAGGAAACTTTGCTGACAAAAAAAAATTTGAAATCATCGAATACACAGACAATGACTATCACGAAGAACTGGCAAGGATAGAAGAAGTATTCACTCCCCTAGTCCTCCGAGCCAAAGAATTGGGAGTGGCGATGCGGATTGGAACCAACCATGGAAGTTTATCCGACCGGATCATGAACCGATTTGGAGACACTCCCCTTGGGATGGTGGAGTCTGCTTTAGAATTCATTCGGATTGCCGAAAAAAATTCTTATCGTGACATTGTTGTTTCCATGAAGGCATCCAATCCCCAAGTGATGATCCAAGCCTATCGTATGTTAGTGGCTCGTTTTTATGATTTAGGAATGGATTATCCCTTACATTTAGGTGTGACGGAAGCAGGGGATGGAAAAGACGGAAGGATTAAGTCTGCCATTGGGATTGGAAGTTTACTTGAAGATGGACTTGGTGATACGGTTCGAGTGTCTCTCACAGAAGATGCCATCCATGAAATCCCCGTTGCCAAGGAACTGGTCCGCAAATACAATGATCTCTTTTTTGCATCGCTTACGACAAAAGAAAATTCTATCCCAAAAGAAAGGGAAATCATTTATACTGAGTTCAGAGACCCTTACCAATACTCACGCTTTTATTCCAAAGAACTTATGATTGGCGAAAGTAAAATCGGAGACTCAAATCCGGTGCGAATCGAATCTTGTTTTCCTTTTTTTGGCGAGGGAACCGAAGAAGAAGTCCTCCATCTCATCCAAAGGGGCGCCAAATCAGGCCGTGTTCCTGAACTCATGCATTTCCAGATCAATTCCGAATTGGATTTACTCTCTCTTGGGACGATGACAAGAAGAGGTTCTTTTCCTTTGCCGGTTTCTGTTTCACTTTCCGAGGAGCTTCTCTACCAATATGATGCCCTTGCAGAAGACTTGTACCGATTCCAAAAATGGGTAATTTCACCATCTCTATTTTTGAAAGAGTCTGAAGAATCTTGGGATGACCTTTTACAGTTTGTGTCCCGATTTGCTAAAGACAAACGTTCGGTGGAATGGACTTTTTCATCCACTCACATAGAACAGGCGACTGTAGTTTTAAAAGAATGTAAAAAACGAAAAATCGAAAATATTTTATTTTCTGTGAGTGATGGAGACCTTCTCTCATTACGAAAACTTGCCTGCCTTTTGCAAGAATCAGATTACCCTATTGTATTGAATGTTTCTGCAAAAAACAAAGACCAATTGATGTATGATGCCTCCATTAAAGCCGGAGGAAGTTTACTCGATGGGATTGGAGATGTCATCAGACTTTCTTTTGGTGATGGAGAGGCCGAAGAGTGTTTGCATTTGAGTTTTGATATTTTACAAGCCACGCGCCTTCGATTGACCAAAACAGAATACATTTCTTGTCCTTCTTGTGGGCGGACGATGTTTGACTTACAATCCACAACGGCAAAAATCAAAGAAAAAACCGGCCACTTAAAAGGCGTAAAAATTGCTGTCATGGGTTGCATTGTGAATGGACCAGGTGAGATGGCAGATGCTGATTTTGGTTATGTGGGGGCCGGGGTCGGTAAGGTTCACCTCTACAAAGGAAAGGAAATTGTCAAAAAAGGAGTCTCGGAAACAGAAGCTCCCGATTTACTCATCGAACTCATCCGTGAAAATGGAATGTGGAACGATCCAGCATAA
- a CDS encoding DUF2339 domain-containing protein: MEEKEKKEILSKIQSMEKELFFLKEKVLSFGESKATSSSVTLGLPKQTPVIEEKDTVSLEEGPNWFIQWIGQNLFVKLGVFSLILASVWFFYLAIEEYWINESVRIWIGIISSLPILWYGHKTKETRPYLSPSLLGLGIAVLFSAYYSGYVWYDLYGTETCFVGLILLSLTAVGLSYSEKSEVLFGFASLGVFLAPILVSTGQNSYPFLFTYLLIWNALFFWIRKEMPWKAVPLIILLANHLIFAAWADGNLNEAKVFFPLVFQIGVYLLFLIREFQILKNTIEENPILTLVSIGFTLGLGFLQAFWIFGIFYPTLKPFLLTLVLIVFYAIYQRSIEDNSLTTNKKKLYDIIGLFGLPLIISVIVMGLTGKTLAFSLISFAFVVTMAATYSKQLYMYLATFPVWFFALFYIFAFTYRSFNEIPFLNGRFFIFFTGSLYLLLSYFYSRKFSPFSKFFLYSAYPYFLLGNFVEIYLGFAPEKRLFLYSISLIFYGLITLVFGFQKQIQSLKVAGFVSLALVVAKFYLYDFWNLSLGYRILAGLFLGITLIVTGTFYNRIKKETT; the protein is encoded by the coding sequence GTGGAAGAAAAAGAAAAAAAAGAAATTTTATCTAAAATCCAATCCATGGAGAAAGAACTTTTTTTCTTAAAAGAAAAAGTCCTTTCATTTGGAGAATCAAAGGCCACTTCTTCTAGTGTCACACTTGGTTTACCAAAACAAACACCCGTTATAGAAGAAAAAGATACGGTATCATTAGAAGAAGGTCCCAATTGGTTCATCCAATGGATAGGCCAAAATCTATTTGTCAAACTAGGTGTGTTTTCACTCATCCTTGCTTCCGTTTGGTTTTTCTATTTGGCCATTGAAGAGTATTGGATCAATGAATCCGTGCGCATTTGGATCGGAATTATATCTTCCCTACCCATTTTATGGTATGGTCATAAAACAAAAGAAACTCGTCCCTACCTTTCCCCGAGTTTACTTGGTCTCGGAATCGCGGTTCTATTTTCAGCCTATTATTCCGGTTATGTTTGGTATGATTTGTATGGCACAGAAACCTGTTTTGTGGGTCTCATCCTGCTTAGCCTAACTGCTGTTGGATTGTCCTACTCGGAAAAAAGTGAAGTGTTATTTGGATTTGCGAGTTTAGGAGTGTTCCTTGCTCCCATTTTAGTTTCCACTGGCCAAAACTCTTATCCATTTTTATTCACGTATCTACTCATTTGGAATGCATTATTTTTTTGGATCCGAAAGGAAATGCCTTGGAAGGCTGTTCCCCTCATCATCCTATTGGCAAACCATCTCATTTTTGCCGCATGGGCAGATGGGAATTTAAATGAAGCCAAGGTATTTTTCCCATTGGTGTTTCAGATAGGCGTGTATCTCCTCTTTTTGATTCGTGAATTCCAAATCTTAAAAAACACAATCGAAGAAAACCCCATCCTAACACTCGTAAGCATTGGTTTTACATTAGGACTTGGATTTTTACAGGCGTTTTGGATTTTTGGAATCTTTTACCCCACACTCAAACCATTTTTACTCACCTTAGTTCTGATTGTTTTTTATGCCATCTACCAAAGATCAATTGAAGACAACTCACTCACCACTAACAAAAAGAAACTCTACGATATCATAGGCCTATTTGGTTTACCACTGATCATCAGTGTGATCGTAATGGGACTGACTGGAAAAACGTTAGCATTTAGCCTCATTAGTTTTGCTTTTGTTGTGACAATGGCTGCCACCTATTCCAAACAACTCTATATGTATTTGGCAACCTTTCCTGTTTGGTTTTTTGCCTTGTTTTATATTTTTGCATTCACCTATCGTTCGTTTAATGAAATCCCTTTTCTCAACGGAAGGTTTTTTATCTTTTTTACAGGAAGTTTGTATCTTCTACTTTCCTATTTTTATAGCAGAAAGTTTTCACCTTTTTCCAAATTCTTTTTATATTCTGCCTATCCTTACTTTTTGTTAGGAAACTTTGTGGAAATTTATTTAGGATTTGCTCCCGAAAAAAGACTCTTTTTATACTCCATTAGTTTGATCTTCTATGGACTCATCACTCTAGTCTTTGGATTCCAAAAACAGATCCAATCCTTAAAAGTGGCGGGATTTGTTTCCCTGGCACTTGTTGTCGCCAAATTCTATTTGTACGATTTTTGGAACCTATCCCTTGGATACCGCATCCTAGCGGGTTTGTTTTTAGGAATCACACTCATCGTTACAGGAACATTTTACAATCGAATCAAAAAGGAAACCACATGA
- a CDS encoding DUF1499 domain-containing protein, whose protein sequence is MRNHKSTTAITLSFVVMLLTNCTGTRPDNLGIRTGKLLDCPKTPNCINSFSDPSDKEHFRNPEPYKKPTSEAMGILKQRILSFPRTKIIKEENNYLYVEFTSLLMRYVDDVEFYFDEKSKLLHFRSASRLGKSDLGVNRKRIETLLKEIEI, encoded by the coding sequence ATGAGAAATCACAAATCTACAACAGCCATAACACTGTCGTTCGTCGTAATGTTACTCACAAACTGTACGGGCACAAGACCAGACAATTTAGGAATCCGCACGGGCAAACTTTTGGACTGTCCCAAAACACCCAATTGTATCAATAGTTTTTCAGATCCAAGCGACAAAGAACATTTCCGAAATCCTGAACCATATAAAAAACCAACAAGTGAGGCGATGGGCATTCTAAAACAAAGGATTTTAAGTTTTCCAAGAACCAAAATCATCAAAGAAGAAAACAATTATCTTTATGTAGAATTCACTTCACTTCTCATGCGTTATGTGGATGATGTAGAATTTTATTTTGATGAAAAATCAAAACTGTTACATTTCCGATCGGCTTCACGACTCGGTAAATCCGACTTGGGAGTGAACCGCAAACGGATTGAAACCCTCTTAAAAGAAATCGAAATTTAG
- a CDS encoding Smr/MutS family protein, whose protein sequence is MRTIYIRKLRFEEARIKLERELHDAFMDGETYVEILHGIGEGVLRRMAIDYVTTCGFLKLVESDPMFRQNPGSTLVEILAPSKEYINRLKA, encoded by the coding sequence GTGCGTACCATCTACATCCGCAAACTCCGATTCGAAGAAGCTCGGATCAAACTCGAAAGGGAACTCCATGATGCCTTTATGGATGGGGAAACCTATGTCGAAATCCTTCATGGAATCGGGGAAGGTGTATTACGCCGGATGGCGATTGACTACGTAACCACTTGTGGGTTTCTGAAACTAGTGGAATCTGATCCTATGTTTCGACAAAATCCTGGGAGTACCCTTGTGGAAATCCTTGCTCCTTCTAAAGAATACATCAACCGATTGAAAGCATGA
- the cimA gene encoding (R)-citramalate synthase CimA, with protein MTEPNSKIQILDVTLRDGEQTNGVSFSWQQKLNITKHLLKDLKTDRVEIASARVSPGEFEAVQKIIEWAKVEGLTDRIEILGFVDFDKTVEWMKGTGVKVLNLLTKGSLNHLTNQLRKTPEEHFNDIKQTVEVAVKAGITVNVYLEDWSNGYLHSRDYVIQYLKTVSEFPIKRFYLADTLGVMSPEEVKKAVTDLVSLFPNLWFEFHGHNDYDLAVANCLEAVKAGARGLHVAVNGLGERAGNSPLEAVVTSLHDKTKFRTSIVEKEITNASRLVEVFSGKRISDNRPIVGEDVFTQTAGVHADGDKKGNLYANPILPERFGRSRVYALGKLAGKASITENLKQLGMVLSPEIEKKVLERVIELGDQNKTVTKEDLPYIISDISGENLESSFRIEFCTVTSGIGVKPTADVKVKFQGKLLEAKGEGDGGYDAFMNALGKILETLKIQIPKLYDYEVRIPPGGNTNALVETVITWKKDADIHPIRTIGIDSDQQVAAVKATERMLHIVLGNL; from the coding sequence ATGACAGAACCAAATTCCAAAATTCAAATTTTAGACGTAACATTACGTGATGGGGAACAAACCAATGGTGTGTCATTTTCTTGGCAACAGAAGTTAAACATCACGAAACACCTATTAAAAGATCTAAAGACGGACCGAGTCGAAATTGCCAGTGCTCGAGTGTCTCCTGGTGAATTTGAGGCAGTCCAAAAAATCATCGAATGGGCAAAAGTTGAGGGACTCACTGATCGAATTGAAATTTTGGGATTTGTTGACTTTGACAAAACCGTTGAGTGGATGAAGGGAACTGGTGTCAAAGTATTAAACCTCTTAACAAAAGGGTCACTTAACCACCTAACAAATCAACTTCGGAAAACTCCTGAAGAACATTTTAATGATATCAAACAAACTGTCGAAGTTGCTGTAAAGGCAGGGATCACTGTGAATGTTTATTTGGAAGACTGGTCAAATGGATACTTACATTCCAGAGACTATGTCATCCAATATCTAAAAACAGTTTCAGAATTTCCTATCAAACGTTTTTATCTCGCAGACACACTTGGTGTCATGTCACCAGAAGAAGTGAAAAAGGCTGTCACTGATTTAGTATCACTCTTTCCAAACTTATGGTTTGAATTCCATGGCCATAACGATTATGATTTGGCGGTGGCCAATTGTTTGGAAGCCGTGAAGGCTGGGGCGCGAGGCCTCCATGTTGCTGTCAATGGTCTTGGAGAAAGGGCTGGCAATTCTCCATTGGAAGCAGTGGTGACTTCCCTCCATGACAAAACCAAATTTAGAACCTCCATCGTAGAAAAAGAAATCACCAATGCCTCTAGGCTTGTCGAAGTGTTTTCAGGAAAACGTATTTCAGACAACAGGCCGATTGTGGGAGAAGATGTGTTTACCCAAACCGCGGGTGTCCATGCCGATGGAGATAAAAAAGGAAATTTATATGCCAATCCCATCCTCCCGGAACGGTTTGGACGCAGTCGTGTCTACGCATTAGGGAAGTTAGCTGGGAAAGCAAGCATCACTGAAAATCTAAAACAACTCGGAATGGTACTCTCTCCTGAAATCGAAAAGAAAGTGTTGGAACGTGTGATTGAACTCGGTGACCAAAACAAAACCGTCACAAAAGAAGATTTGCCATACATCATCTCCGATATCTCTGGTGAAAATTTAGAATCCAGTTTCCGCATTGAGTTTTGTACTGTGACAAGTGGGATCGGTGTGAAACCCACAGCCGATGTAAAAGTCAAATTCCAAGGAAAACTTTTGGAAGCAAAAGGGGAAGGGGATGGCGGTTATGATGCCTTTATGAATGCACTGGGAAAAATCTTAGAAACTCTAAAGATCCAAATTCCAAAACTCTACGATTATGAGGTAAGGATCCCTCCCGGTGGGAATACCAATGCCCTTGTGGAAACTGTCATCACTTGGAAAAAAGATGCGGACATCCATCCGATTCGCACCATAGGCATTGACTCCGACCAACAAGTGGCTGCTGTAAAGGCAACCGAACGAATGTTACATATTGTGCTTGGGAATTTATGA